One Pseudonocardia abyssalis DNA segment encodes these proteins:
- a CDS encoding DUF5996 family protein, with protein MELLPAVPYESWSGTIPTLHRFAQVVGKVRLAASPLRNHWWNVPLHLTGRGTTTRPMGLDPTFAIDFDFLDHRLVVNALDGRAASFPLVGRSVAGFHAGLVDTLTAVGVDGSVLDGARPFDLPDADRPFADDTEHATYDPAAVTRYWQVLSQVNLLLEEFAGAFTGKTSPVHHFWHTFDIALTRFSDTVVQHPPGTDRVTREAYSREVVSSGFWFGDPTYPEPAFYSYTAPEPAGLAGDPLPHGARWVERGASHLAVLPYEVARAAPDRRVTVLEFYEAAYRAGATRAGWDVDALAHRPA; from the coding sequence GTGGAACTCCTCCCCGCCGTCCCGTACGAGAGCTGGTCCGGCACGATCCCGACCCTGCACCGGTTCGCCCAGGTCGTGGGCAAGGTGCGGCTCGCCGCGAGCCCGCTGCGCAACCACTGGTGGAACGTGCCCCTGCACCTGACCGGCCGGGGCACGACCACCCGGCCGATGGGCCTGGACCCGACGTTCGCGATCGACTTCGACTTCCTCGACCACCGGCTCGTCGTGAACGCCCTCGACGGGCGGGCGGCGTCGTTCCCCCTGGTCGGACGGTCGGTGGCCGGCTTCCACGCCGGCCTCGTCGACACGCTGACGGCCGTCGGGGTCGACGGCTCCGTGCTCGACGGCGCCCGCCCGTTCGACCTGCCCGACGCCGACCGGCCCTTCGCCGACGACACCGAGCACGCCACGTACGACCCGGCGGCGGTCACCCGGTACTGGCAGGTGCTCAGCCAGGTCAACCTCCTGCTGGAGGAGTTCGCGGGCGCGTTCACCGGCAAGACCAGCCCGGTGCACCACTTCTGGCACACCTTCGACATCGCGCTCACGCGCTTCTCCGACACGGTCGTGCAGCACCCGCCCGGCACCGACCGCGTGACGCGCGAGGCCTACTCCCGCGAGGTCGTCAGCTCCGGGTTCTGGTTCGGCGACCCGACGTACCCGGAGCCCGCGTTCTACTCCTACACCGCCCCGGAGCCCGCCGGGCTGGCCGGGGACCCGCTGCCGCACGGGGCCCGCTGGGTCGAGCGCGGCGCGAGCCACCTCGCCGTCCTGCCCTACGAGGTCGCCCGTGCGGCCCCGGACCGCCGCGTCACGGTGCTGGAGTTCTACGAGGCCGCGTACCGCGCCGGGGCGACGCGGGCCGGCTGGGACGTCGACGCCCTTGCGCACCGCCCGGCGTGA
- a CDS encoding TetR/AcrR family transcriptional regulator codes for MTAGRAMRVDAARNHERIVAAAGVAFEEVGPGVALDEVARRAGVGAATLYRRFRNRDQLVRAVVEHVLTTEISPATEVVTDDPWRDLVGMLEASVESFAAHRTVLRLAREVGAIDVDLVDGYLRSMERPLRRAAAAGLVRPELLARDLAAVVVMALATVDDHDADPADLRRYLALLVDGLRPAPGVLPPPSDR; via the coding sequence ATGACGGCGGGCCGGGCGATGCGTGTGGACGCCGCGCGCAACCACGAGCGCATCGTCGCGGCCGCGGGCGTCGCGTTCGAGGAGGTCGGCCCGGGTGTGGCGCTCGACGAGGTCGCGCGCCGCGCCGGGGTCGGCGCCGCCACCCTCTACCGGCGCTTCCGCAACCGCGACCAGCTCGTGCGCGCCGTCGTCGAGCACGTCCTGACCACGGAGATCTCCCCGGCGACCGAGGTCGTCACCGACGACCCGTGGCGCGACCTCGTCGGCATGCTGGAGGCGTCGGTGGAGTCGTTCGCGGCGCACCGCACGGTGCTGCGCCTGGCCCGCGAGGTGGGCGCGATCGACGTCGACCTCGTCGACGGGTACCTGCGCTCCATGGAGCGGCCGCTGCGCCGCGCCGCCGCCGCCGGGCTGGTGCGGCCCGAGCTGCTCGCCCGCGACCTCGCCGCCGTCGTGGTGATGGCGCTCGCCACCGTGGACGACCACGACGCCGACCCCGCCGACCTGCGCCGCTACCTCGCGCTGCTGGTGGACGGCCTGCGCCCGGCCCCCGGCGTGCTGCCGCCGCCGTCGGACCGGTGA
- a CDS encoding CapA family protein encodes MSVRLRVGLLGCALLAACAAPSPPPAPPVAAAAPDSFTLVATGDVLIHQGGSLTAGAQRGDGYDFSGVLAPVAPLLQGADLAICHLETPVAGPGGPFRGYPSFAVQPQIVDALAGAGYDLCSTASNHSLDDGFDGLVRTLDALDAAGVAHTGTHRTADEPPTVVEAGGVRVGHVAVTFSLNGVAPPAGREWAVDTFDAPDVTATLRAAARARAAGAEVVVASVHCCEEYDPDPSELQVETVRALLASPDVDLVLGHHAHVVQPFERIDGEWAAYGLGNHVAQHSTRGFATEDSVIARFTFTRQPGGGFAVTRAEAVPVHIDLDPFRVVPADPATRDRVSEVLGRRGAMQDGLGIGGG; translated from the coding sequence GTGAGCGTGCGCCTGCGCGTCGGGCTGCTCGGGTGCGCGCTGCTCGCGGCCTGCGCCGCACCCTCTCCTCCGCCCGCACCGCCGGTCGCGGCCGCGGCTCCGGACTCCTTCACACTGGTCGCCACCGGTGACGTGCTGATCCACCAGGGCGGGTCGCTCACCGCCGGTGCGCAGCGCGGGGACGGGTACGACTTCTCCGGCGTGCTGGCCCCCGTCGCCCCGCTGCTCCAAGGCGCCGACCTGGCGATCTGCCACCTGGAGACGCCGGTCGCCGGGCCCGGGGGCCCGTTCCGCGGCTACCCGAGCTTCGCGGTGCAGCCCCAGATCGTCGACGCGCTCGCCGGTGCCGGCTACGACCTGTGCTCGACGGCGTCGAACCACTCCCTCGACGACGGGTTCGACGGCCTGGTCCGCACCCTCGACGCGCTCGACGCCGCCGGGGTGGCGCACACCGGCACCCACCGCACCGCCGACGAGCCCCCGACGGTCGTCGAGGCGGGCGGGGTGCGGGTGGGGCACGTGGCGGTGACGTTCTCGCTCAACGGCGTCGCACCGCCCGCCGGCCGCGAGTGGGCCGTCGACACCTTCGACGCCCCGGACGTCACCGCGACGCTGCGGGCCGCGGCGCGGGCGCGGGCGGCCGGGGCGGAGGTGGTGGTCGCGAGCGTGCACTGCTGCGAGGAGTACGACCCGGACCCGTCGGAGCTGCAGGTGGAGACGGTGCGTGCGCTGCTGGCCTCGCCCGACGTCGACCTCGTGCTCGGCCACCACGCGCACGTCGTGCAGCCGTTCGAGCGCATCGACGGGGAGTGGGCGGCGTACGGGCTGGGCAACCACGTCGCCCAGCACTCCACCCGCGGGTTCGCCACGGAGGACTCGGTGATCGCGCGGTTCACCTTCACCCGGCAGCCCGGCGGCGGGTTCGCCGTGACCCGGGCCGAGGCGGTCCCGGTGCACATCGACCTGGACCCCTTCCGGGTCGTGCCGGCCGACCCGGCCACCCGCGACCGGGTGTCGGAGGTGCTCGGGCGTCGCGGGGCGATGCAGGACGGCCTGGGGATCGGGGGAGGATGA
- a CDS encoding ArsR/SmtB family transcription factor, with amino-acid sequence MARAATTSDVFNAIAEPQRRQILVLLRAGERPVTELAEELGMTQPGASKHLRVLREVGLVRDRRAGKQRLYGLDARGLRPVHEWAGGFERFWNESFDRLDAYVQDLEKERQEE; translated from the coding sequence GTGGCACGAGCAGCGACGACGTCGGACGTCTTCAACGCGATCGCCGAGCCCCAGCGCCGGCAGATCCTGGTGCTGCTGCGGGCGGGGGAGCGGCCGGTCACCGAGTTGGCCGAGGAGCTGGGGATGACCCAGCCGGGGGCGTCCAAGCACCTGCGGGTGCTCCGGGAGGTCGGACTGGTCCGCGACCGCCGGGCGGGCAAGCAGCGCCTCTACGGCCTCGACGCCCGCGGGCTGCGACCGGTCCACGAGTGGGCCGGCGGGTTCGAGCGGTTCTGGAACGAGAGCTTCGACCGGTTGGACGCGTACGTGCAGGACCTCGAGAAGGAACGGCAGGAGGAGTAG
- a CDS encoding LLM class flavin-dependent oxidoreductase yields MHIGIDSFVSAVTDPGTGEVVSPADRVAHLLEEVQRADEVGLDSFGIGEHHRSEYYDSAPSVLLAAAAARTSRIRLNSAVTVLSADDPVRVFQDFATLDLISRGRMDMVVGRGSFTEAFPLFGLSLRDYDSLFAEKLDLLLRIRESPTVTWSGKHRAPLSGQGVYPRPLQEQLPIWLGVGGTPESFIRAGMLGLPLMVAIIGGEPHRFRPLIDAYREAGRRSGHDAAQLKVGLHVFGFVGDTSQQAKDDFYPGWSEIFTKIAKERGGSAPTRGGYEATTGPTGAYFIGDAETVAAKMLAVSDALGGVDRISLQMTNVRLAHDNLLHGIELLGTKVAPIVRAAGGEAADR; encoded by the coding sequence ATGCACATCGGGATCGACAGCTTCGTCTCCGCCGTGACCGACCCGGGCACCGGTGAGGTCGTCAGCCCGGCGGACCGGGTGGCGCACCTGCTGGAGGAGGTCCAGCGCGCCGACGAGGTCGGGCTCGACTCCTTCGGCATCGGCGAGCACCACCGCAGCGAGTACTACGACTCGGCCCCGTCGGTGCTGCTGGCCGCCGCCGCGGCGCGGACCAGCCGGATCCGGCTCAACAGCGCCGTCACCGTGCTCAGCGCCGACGACCCGGTGCGGGTGTTCCAGGACTTCGCCACCCTCGACCTGATCTCGCGCGGCCGGATGGACATGGTCGTCGGGCGGGGGTCGTTCACCGAGGCGTTCCCGCTGTTCGGGCTGTCCCTGCGCGACTACGACTCGCTGTTCGCCGAGAAGCTCGACCTCCTGCTCCGCATCCGGGAGTCCCCGACGGTCACGTGGTCGGGCAAGCACCGCGCGCCGCTGTCCGGGCAGGGCGTCTACCCGCGGCCGCTGCAGGAGCAGCTGCCGATCTGGCTGGGCGTCGGGGGCACGCCGGAGTCGTTCATCCGGGCCGGGATGCTCGGGCTGCCGCTGATGGTGGCGATCATCGGCGGCGAGCCGCACCGCTTCCGCCCGCTGATCGACGCCTACCGCGAGGCCGGTCGCCGGTCCGGCCACGACGCGGCGCAGCTCAAGGTGGGGCTGCACGTGTTCGGCTTCGTCGGCGACACCTCCCAGCAGGCGAAGGACGACTTCTACCCGGGCTGGTCGGAGATCTTCACCAAGATCGCGAAGGAGCGCGGCGGGTCCGCGCCCACCCGCGGCGGCTACGAGGCCACCACCGGCCCGACCGGCGCCTACTTCATCGGCGACGCCGAGACGGTGGCCGCGAAGATGCTCGCCGTCTCCGACGCGCTGGGCGGCGTCGACCGCATCTCCCTGCAGATGACGAACGTCCGGCTCGCCCACGACAACCTGCTGCACGGCATCGAGCTGCTCGGCACGAAGGTCGCCCCGATCGTGCGGGCCGCGGGCGGGGAGGCGGCCGACCGGTAG
- a CDS encoding TetR/AcrR family transcriptional regulator — translation MPTSSTERTRREQRTVDSRSRILEAAVECLAEDGFSAASTLAIQARAGVSRGRLLHHFPSREALLVAAVEHLAGRRVREAADRIGLDVGVVGVDRITQVVEFMWLTYHEPYFWAAVELWTAARTNDGIAESLLPNERRLGGAIRASVDAMWGPELAGHPRYAQLRELLLTSMRGVALVYAFDRRDPRRDPHIAQWVDTARVLLET, via the coding sequence GTGCCCACCTCCTCGACCGAACGGACCCGCCGCGAGCAGCGCACCGTCGACAGCCGGTCGCGCATCCTCGAGGCGGCCGTGGAGTGCCTGGCGGAGGACGGGTTCAGCGCGGCCAGCACGCTGGCGATCCAGGCCAGGGCCGGGGTGTCGCGGGGGCGCCTGCTGCACCACTTCCCGTCGCGGGAGGCGCTGCTCGTCGCCGCGGTCGAGCACCTGGCGGGCCGGCGCGTGCGCGAGGCCGCCGACCGGATCGGCCTGGACGTCGGGGTGGTGGGCGTCGACCGCATCACCCAGGTCGTCGAGTTCATGTGGCTGACCTACCACGAGCCCTACTTCTGGGCCGCCGTCGAGCTGTGGACGGCGGCGCGCACCAACGACGGCATCGCCGAGTCGCTCCTGCCGAACGAGCGACGCCTGGGCGGCGCGATCCGGGCGAGCGTCGACGCCATGTGGGGCCCCGAGCTGGCCGGGCACCCGCGGTACGCCCAGCTGCGGGAACTGCTGCTCACGAGCATGCGGGGTGTGGCTCTGGTCTACGCCTTCGACCGGCGCGACCCGCGCCGCGACCCGCACATCGCCCAGTGGGTCGACACCGCTCGGGTACTCCTGGAGACCTGA
- a CDS encoding ferredoxin has protein sequence MKIAADRDVCIGAGMCVMNAEAVFDQDDDGIVLVLVEEPDAADEAAAREAVSLCPSGALRVIG, from the coding sequence GTGAAGATCGCCGCCGACCGGGACGTGTGCATCGGCGCGGGCATGTGCGTCATGAACGCCGAGGCCGTGTTCGACCAGGACGACGACGGGATCGTCCTCGTGCTCGTCGAGGAGCCCGATGCGGCCGACGAGGCCGCCGCCCGGGAGGCCGTCTCGCTCTGCCCGTCCGGGGCGCTGCGGGTCATCGGGTGA
- a CDS encoding thiolase family protein, producing MRDAVIVEAVRTPVGKRNGGLSGVHPADLSAHVLRSLAERSGVDPSLVDDVIWGCVSQIGEQTFDIARTAVLAAGWPETVTGVTVDRQCGSSQQSVHFAAAGLVAGQYDVVVAGGVESMSRVPMGSSLNGADPYGADFAARYDGARPNQGVGAEMIAERWGLSRTQLDEYAIGSHEKAAAAQDEGRFDGQIAPVAGVAKDEGIRRGGTVEGLAGLKTVFRPEGGTITAGNSSQISDGSAALLMTTSEKARELGLTPIARVHTAVLAGADPVIMLTAPIPATQKALAKSGLSIDEIGAFEVNEAFAPVPLAWLADIGADAKVLNPNGGAIALGHPLGGSGARLMTTLVHHMRDNGIRYGLQTMCEGGGQANATILELL from the coding sequence ATGCGGGACGCAGTGATCGTGGAGGCCGTGCGCACGCCGGTGGGCAAGCGCAACGGCGGTCTGTCCGGGGTGCACCCGGCCGACCTGTCGGCGCACGTGCTCCGCAGCCTGGCCGAGCGCAGCGGCGTCGACCCGTCGCTGGTCGACGACGTGATCTGGGGCTGCGTCAGCCAGATCGGCGAGCAGACCTTCGACATCGCGCGCACCGCCGTGCTCGCCGCGGGCTGGCCCGAGACGGTCACCGGCGTCACCGTCGACCGGCAGTGCGGGTCGAGCCAGCAGTCGGTGCACTTCGCCGCGGCCGGGCTGGTCGCGGGCCAGTACGACGTGGTCGTCGCCGGCGGCGTCGAGTCGATGAGCCGGGTGCCGATGGGGTCCTCGCTCAACGGGGCCGACCCGTACGGCGCCGACTTCGCCGCCCGCTACGACGGCGCGCGGCCCAACCAGGGCGTCGGGGCCGAGATGATCGCCGAGCGCTGGGGCCTGTCCCGCACCCAGCTCGACGAGTACGCGATCGGCAGCCACGAGAAGGCCGCGGCGGCGCAGGACGAGGGCCGCTTCGACGGCCAGATCGCGCCGGTCGCCGGCGTCGCGAAGGACGAGGGGATCCGCCGCGGCGGCACCGTCGAGGGCCTGGCCGGGCTGAAGACCGTGTTCAGGCCGGAGGGCGGCACGATCACCGCGGGCAACAGCTCGCAGATCTCCGACGGCTCCGCGGCCCTGCTCATGACCACCAGCGAGAAGGCCCGCGAGCTGGGCCTCACGCCGATCGCGCGCGTGCACACCGCCGTCCTCGCCGGCGCCGACCCGGTGATCATGCTGACCGCGCCGATCCCGGCCACGCAGAAGGCGCTCGCGAAGTCCGGCCTGTCGATCGACGAGATCGGCGCGTTCGAGGTGAACGAGGCGTTCGCCCCCGTGCCACTGGCCTGGCTCGCCGACATCGGCGCCGACGCCAAGGTCCTCAACCCGAACGGCGGCGCGATCGCGCTGGGCCACCCGCTCGGCGGGTCCGGTGCGCGGCTGATGACCACGCTCGTGCACCACATGCGCGACAACGGCATCCGCTACGGCCTGCAGACCATGTGCGAGGGCGGCGGCCAGGCCAACGCCACCATCCTCGAGCTGCTCTGA
- the speG gene encoding spermidine N1-acetyltransferase, whose translation MTIRLRALERDDLEFVHGLTNDSRIMSYWFTEPYEALVELRDIYDRHVHDNRERRFVIEADGQPAGIVELVEIDYIHRGAEFQIIVHPAHQGRGYAREATRAALDYAFAVLNLHKVYLVVDIENAAAIHVYRKVGFVTEGELREEFFADGRYRNALRMGILQPEYLDPAAGRA comes from the coding sequence ATGACCATCCGGCTCCGGGCCCTCGAGCGCGACGACCTCGAGTTCGTGCACGGCCTCACCAACGACTCCCGGATCATGTCCTACTGGTTCACCGAGCCCTACGAGGCGCTCGTGGAGCTCCGCGACATCTACGACCGGCACGTCCACGACAACCGGGAGCGCCGCTTCGTCATCGAGGCCGACGGGCAGCCTGCGGGGATCGTCGAGCTGGTGGAGATCGACTACATCCACCGCGGCGCCGAGTTCCAGATCATCGTGCACCCGGCCCACCAGGGCCGCGGGTACGCGCGCGAGGCGACCCGGGCGGCGCTGGACTACGCGTTCGCGGTGCTCAACCTGCACAAGGTGTACCTCGTCGTCGACATCGAGAACGCGGCCGCGATCCACGTCTACCGGAAGGTGGGCTTCGTGACCGAGGGCGAGCTGCGCGAGGAGTTCTTCGCCGACGGCCGCTACCGCAACGCCCTGCGGATGGGGATCCTGCAGCCGGAGTACCTGGACCCTGCTGCCGGTCGCGCGTAG
- a CDS encoding dihydrofolate reductase family protein, with protein MARTVFFSVSMSLDGFIAPGSLSELMGQQWMELQQWVFPTRFFRENLGLGEGGEDGRDDDILRETFDRTGASVMGKRMFDAGERMWPEEAPFHTPVFVVTHERRDPWERPGGTVFHFVNDGVAAALARARDAAGDRDVRIAGGGATILEHVNAGLVDEFSIALSPVLLGSGIRLFEGIDAGRVALEQVRAEPGQRVTHLTYAVRER; from the coding sequence ATGGCACGGACGGTGTTCTTCAGCGTGTCGATGTCGCTGGACGGCTTCATCGCCCCCGGGTCCCTCTCCGAGCTGATGGGGCAGCAGTGGATGGAGCTGCAGCAGTGGGTGTTCCCGACGCGGTTCTTCCGGGAGAACCTGGGGCTCGGCGAGGGTGGTGAGGACGGGCGCGACGACGACATCCTGCGGGAGACGTTCGACCGCACCGGCGCGAGCGTGATGGGCAAGCGCATGTTCGACGCCGGGGAGCGGATGTGGCCGGAGGAGGCGCCGTTCCACACGCCGGTCTTCGTCGTGACGCACGAGCGGCGCGATCCCTGGGAGCGGCCGGGCGGGACCGTCTTCCACTTCGTGAACGACGGCGTCGCGGCCGCGCTCGCCCGGGCCCGCGACGCCGCAGGCGACCGCGACGTCCGCATCGCGGGCGGCGGCGCGACGATCCTGGAGCACGTGAACGCCGGCCTGGTCGACGAGTTCTCGATCGCGCTCTCACCGGTGCTGCTCGGCTCCGGGATCCGCCTGTTCGAGGGCATCGACGCGGGCCGTGTCGCGTTGGAGCAGGTCAGGGCGGAGCCGGGGCAGCGGGTGACCCACCTGACCTACGCGGTCCGCGAGCGGTGA
- a CDS encoding cytochrome P450, producing the protein MTQAPPVPPLHMRRDRFDPAAELAEVREGEGIRRVETMFGVPAWLIARHDDVREVLGDATRFSNAGGLALRMPGDTRTEEEKRRAMAGQMLAADPPDHTRLRRFLTPEFTVRRMKRLEPRIVEIVDEHLDAMEAAGSPADLVPSFALPIPSLVICELLGVPYADRAEFQHRTGRQLDLSIPMDERIALQRESRAYMDRLVAGAKADPGEDMLGMLVREHGAEMSDDELAGIASLLLIAGHETTSNMLGLGTLALLRHPDQLATVRDDPSTVDPAVEELMRWLSIVHTGVARTTTTEVELAGRTIPAGETILCALPAANRDPAHVEHPDVLDVSRGAMGHLAFGHGVHHCLGAPLARMEMRIAFPALLRRFPDLALAVPIEDVPFRAFHFVYGLHSLPVTW; encoded by the coding sequence ATGACCCAGGCACCACCCGTTCCGCCGCTGCACATGCGGCGCGACCGGTTCGATCCCGCCGCCGAGCTGGCGGAGGTCCGCGAGGGGGAGGGGATCCGGCGCGTCGAGACGATGTTCGGCGTTCCCGCGTGGCTGATCGCGCGCCACGACGACGTGCGCGAGGTGCTCGGCGACGCCACCCGCTTCAGCAACGCCGGCGGCCTCGCCCTGCGCATGCCGGGCGACACCCGCACCGAGGAGGAGAAGCGCCGGGCGATGGCCGGGCAGATGCTCGCCGCCGACCCGCCCGACCACACGCGGCTGCGCCGGTTCCTCACCCCGGAGTTCACGGTGCGCCGGATGAAGCGGCTGGAGCCGCGGATCGTCGAGATCGTCGACGAGCACCTCGACGCGATGGAGGCGGCCGGCAGCCCGGCCGACCTCGTGCCGTCGTTCGCCCTGCCGATCCCGTCGCTGGTGATCTGCGAGCTGCTCGGCGTGCCCTACGCCGACCGCGCCGAGTTCCAGCACCGCACCGGTCGCCAGCTCGACCTGTCCATCCCGATGGACGAGCGGATCGCGCTGCAGCGGGAGAGCCGTGCGTACATGGACCGGCTCGTCGCGGGCGCGAAGGCCGACCCGGGCGAGGACATGCTCGGGATGCTGGTGCGCGAGCACGGCGCGGAGATGAGCGACGACGAGCTCGCCGGCATCGCGTCGCTGCTGCTCATCGCCGGGCACGAGACGACGTCGAACATGCTGGGGCTGGGCACGCTCGCCCTGCTGCGCCACCCCGACCAGCTCGCGACGGTCCGCGACGACCCCTCGACCGTCGACCCGGCCGTCGAGGAGCTGATGCGCTGGCTCTCGATCGTGCACACCGGCGTCGCGCGGACGACGACCACCGAGGTCGAGCTCGCGGGCCGGACGATCCCGGCGGGGGAGACGATCCTGTGCGCGCTGCCGGCCGCCAACCGCGACCCGGCCCACGTCGAGCACCCCGACGTGCTCGACGTGTCCCGCGGCGCGATGGGCCACCTCGCGTTCGGCCACGGCGTGCACCACTGCCTGGGCGCGCCGCTGGCGCGGATGGAGATGCGGATCGCGTTCCCCGCGCTGCTGCGCCGGTTCCCGGACCTCGCGCTCGCGGTGCCGATCGAGGACGTCCCGTTCCGCGCGTTCCACTTCGTCTACGGGCTGCACTCGCTGCCCGTCACCTGGTGA
- a CDS encoding SRPBCC family protein: MSATAEREIVVSRVIDAPRERVFEAFTEVRHLSRWWGPEGFSTTTRAFEFRVGGVWDFVMHGPDGTDYQEWISWTRIDPPERIALRHGESADDPNAFESVLTFASDGGGTRIEMRTVFPTRELREEAVERYHAIEGGRQTLGNLAAYVTGTVRTGAEG; the protein is encoded by the coding sequence ATGAGTGCGACGGCCGAGCGGGAGATCGTCGTCTCCCGGGTCATCGACGCCCCACGGGAGCGGGTGTTCGAGGCGTTCACCGAGGTGCGGCACCTGTCGCGGTGGTGGGGGCCGGAGGGGTTCAGCACCACCACGCGGGCGTTCGAGTTCCGCGTCGGCGGGGTGTGGGACTTCGTGATGCACGGGCCGGACGGCACCGACTACCAGGAGTGGATCTCCTGGACCCGGATCGACCCGCCGGAGCGGATCGCGCTGCGCCACGGCGAGTCCGCCGACGACCCGAACGCCTTCGAGTCGGTACTGACGTTCGCATCCGACGGCGGGGGGACCCGGATCGAGATGCGCACGGTGTTCCCCACCCGGGAGCTGCGCGAGGAGGCGGTCGAGAGGTACCACGCGATCGAGGGCGGCCGGCAGACCCTGGGCAACCTGGCCGCCTACGTCACCGGGACGGTCCGGACGGGAGCGGAGGGCTGA
- a CDS encoding alpha/beta hydrolase, with protein MPAFHDDLRLGRFIPPLSFGPRTVALARRLPVRTPPAPDDVEVTDVTAPGVSLRLHRPRSLQGAAPALLWSHGGGYLVGSPEQDGAGSVAFARELGITVAAIRYRLAPEHPAPAAVEDAHAALRWLAGHPGVDPGRIAIGGASAGGGLTAALAQCAHDRGAVRPAFQLLVYPMLDDRTVLRTDLDTRGVRVWTPRSNRYGWTSYLGREPGSPEVPPYAAPARRADLAGLPPAWIGVGTLDLFHDEDLAYADRLEAAGVPCERHVVPGAFHGFDALFGGRPVAREFRAEQVRVLRAALFT; from the coding sequence GTGCCCGCCTTCCACGACGACCTGAGGCTCGGGCGGTTCATCCCGCCCCTGTCCTTCGGTCCCCGCACCGTCGCGCTCGCCCGGCGGCTGCCCGTGCGCACGCCGCCCGCCCCGGACGACGTGGAGGTCACCGACGTCACCGCGCCCGGGGTGTCGCTGCGGCTCCACCGGCCCCGCTCGCTGCAGGGGGCCGCGCCCGCGCTGCTGTGGAGCCACGGCGGCGGGTACCTCGTCGGGTCGCCCGAGCAGGACGGGGCCGGAAGTGTCGCGTTCGCCCGCGAGCTCGGGATCACCGTCGCCGCGATCCGCTACCGCCTCGCCCCGGAGCACCCGGCGCCCGCGGCGGTGGAGGACGCCCACGCCGCGCTGCGGTGGCTGGCGGGGCACCCGGGCGTCGACCCGGGGCGGATCGCGATCGGCGGGGCCAGCGCGGGCGGCGGGCTCACGGCGGCGCTCGCGCAGTGCGCCCACGACCGCGGTGCGGTCCGGCCGGCGTTCCAGCTGCTCGTCTACCCGATGCTCGACGACCGCACCGTGCTGCGCACCGACCTCGACACGCGCGGCGTGCGCGTGTGGACCCCACGCAGCAACCGCTACGGCTGGACGTCCTACCTCGGGCGGGAGCCCGGCTCGCCGGAGGTCCCGCCGTACGCGGCCCCGGCCCGCCGGGCGGACCTGGCCGGGCTGCCGCCCGCCTGGATCGGCGTGGGGACCCTCGACCTGTTCCACGACGAGGACCTCGCGTACGCGGACCGGCTGGAGGCGGCGGGGGTGCCGTGCGAGCGGCACGTCGTCCCCGGCGCGTTCCACGGGTTCGACGCGCTGTTCGGGGGCCGGCCGGTGGCGCGGGAGTTCCGGGCGGAACAGGTGCGCGTGCTCCGGGCGGCGCTCTTCACGTAG